In the Juglans microcarpa x Juglans regia isolate MS1-56 chromosome 6D, Jm3101_v1.0, whole genome shotgun sequence genome, one interval contains:
- the LOC121268865 gene encoding uncharacterized protein LOC121268865 isoform X4: protein MTVEIHTVNLLLETRGCDQGQGGATWAPPLASITIRNLLLYTTDENWQVVNLKEARDFSSNKKYIYVFKKLEWESLSIDLLPHPDMFMDANLACSREGGNQRDDDGAKRVFFGGERFIEGISGQAYITVQRTELNSPLGLEVQLHITEAVCPALSEPGLRALLRFLTGLYVCLNRGDVDPKAQQRSTEAAGRSLVSIVVDHIFLCIKDAEFQLELLMQSLLFSRASVSDGENDDILSRVMIGGIFLRDTFSRPPCTLVQPSMQSVTKDLLHTPEFARSFCPPIYPLGEQQWQLIDGVPIVCLHSLQIKPSPVPPSFASQTVVECQPLMFHLQEESCLRICSFLADGIVVNPGAVLPNFSVNSFILTLKELDLTVPLDMGKLNNPVSNANSGVQSSFSGARLHIESLIFSESPSLKLRLLNVEKDPACFCLWEDQPIDASQKKWTTKASHLSLSLETCTGLSRLQNSLDWSSGLWRCVELKDVCIEVALSTADGSPLADIPPPGGIVRVGVACQQYTSNTSVEQLFFILDLYVYFGRVSDKIAFVGKSKRPKRSRNESSGGRLMDKVPSDTAVSLEVKDFQLRFLESSAANVQGMPLVQFLGDNLFVKVTHRTLGGAIAVSSTLCWDSVQVDCVDTEGKLVHGNGSALSNVEDAPLISGNGYPQLRAVFWVQNKRSLYSKGNALAVPFLDISMVHVIPLDERDVECHSLNVSACISGVRLGGGMNYAEALLHRFGILGPDGGPGKGLSKGLENLRAGPFSKLFETSPLIVNNLDGDGNLGDGKESSFLQLGKPDDVDVTIELKDWLFALEGEQEMAESWWFRNHEDVRREERCWHTTFQSLQVKTKGSPKHKLNGKGRSEERQKYPLELVTVSVEGLQTLKPLGQKGIYRSSSLPANGVKETAETFGGINLELGLVIAEDLVDGELAKWEVEDLKFSVKQPVEAVVTKDELQHLAFLCKSEVDSMGRIAAVILRLLKLEGSIGQAAIDQLSNLGSDGIDKIFSPKRSTGSSAGSIRLSPSPHLISESPRTTLEATLASLEDAVADSQAKCATLTADVDGSESSIQDLETVKQLGQTLESMQSLLARLRTQI from the exons ATGACTGTAGAGATTCACACCGTCAATCTTCTCCTTGAAACTCGTGGTTGTGACCAAGGTCAAGGAGGAGCTACTTG GGCACCACCTTTGGCATCTATCACTATACGCAACCTTTTGCTGTATACCACAGATGAAAACTGGCAG GTTGTAAATCTTAAAGAAGCGCGGGACTTCTCCAGTAACAAAAAGTACATATACGTGTTCAAA AAACTTGAATGGGAATCTTTGTCTATTGATCTCCTGCCTCATCCTGATATGTTCATGGATGCCAATTTAGCCTGCTCCCGAGAGGGAGGAAACCAGAGAGATGATGATGGCGCAAAGCGAGTTTTCTTTGGTGGAGAGCGCTTTATAGAAGGAATATCAGGACAAGCATAT ATTACCGTGCAAAGGACTGAACTAAACAGTCCACTTGGGCTTGAGGTTCAGTTACATATTACCGAAGCTGTTTGTCCTGCTTTAAGTGAACCAG GACTACGCGCACTTCTACGTTTCTTGACTGGATTATATGTCTGTTTAAATAGAGGGGATGTTGATCCAAAGGCTCAACAG CGATCTACTGAAGCAGCAGGGCGCTCTCTAGTCTCTATTGTTGTGGACCACATATTTCTCTGCATTAAAGATGCTG AGTTCCAGCTCGAACTTTTGATGCAGTCGCTCCTATTTTCACGG GCCAGTGTTTCTGAtggagaaaatgatgatatCTTGTCTAGGGTCATGATTGGTGGAATATTCTTAAG GGATACGTTTTCACgacctccatgcaccttagtTCAACCATCAATGCAAAGTGTCACAAAAGATCTTCTACACACTCCTGAATTTG CTAGGAGTTTTTGCCCTCCCATATATCCTCTGGGAGAACAGCAGTGGCAGTTGATTGATGGTGTGCCTATAGTATGTCTACATTCTCTTCAGATCAAGCCCTCTCCAGTTCCACCATCTTTTGCTTCACAAACAGTTGTAGAGTGTCAACCTCTAATG TTTCATCTTCAAGAAGAATCCTGTTTGAGGATATGTTCCTTCCTAGCTGATGGAATTGTCGTCAATCCTGGTGCAGTTTTACCAAATTTTTCAgtaaattctttcattttgacTCTGAAGGAATTAGATCTTACTGTTCCTTTGGACATGGGCAAATTGAACAATCCTGTAAGTAACGCGAACAGTGGTGTTCAGAGCTCATTTTCCGGAGCAAGGCTTCACATTGAGAGCTTGATCTTTTCAGAATCGCCTTCGTTAAAACTAAGGCTACTGAACGTGGAGAAGGATCCTGCTTGCTTCTGTCTTTGGGAAGATCAACCGATTGATGCTAGCCAAAAGAAGTGGACCACTAAAGCATCACACCTTAGTTTGTCCTTAGAAACATGTACTGGCTTAAGCAGACTTCAAAATTCTCTTGACTGGAGTTCAGGCTTGTGGAGATGTGTCGAGCTCAAAGATGTGTGCATTGAAGTGGCTCTGTCAACTGCTGATGGGAGCCCATTAGCAGATATTCCTCCTCCAGGGGGTATTGTTAGGGTGGGGGTTGCTTGTCAGCAATATACATCCAATACTTCGGTGGAACAGCTGTTTTTTATCCTGGATCTTTATGTGTACTTTGGAAGAGTGAGTGACAAGATAGCGTTTGTTGGAAAAAGTAAAAGACCAAAGAGAAGTAGGAATGAATCGTCTGGTGGAAGGCTGATGGATAAGGTTCCAAGTGATACCGCTGTAAGTTTAGAAGTGAAGGATTTTCAACTTAGATTTCTGGAGTCTTCTGCAGCGAATGTTCAGGGAATGCCTTTAGTCCAGTTTCTTGGGGATAATCTGTTTGTCAAAGTTACACATAGAACTCTTGGTGGTGCCATTGCTGTTTCATCCACATTATGTTGGGACAGTGTTCAAGTGGACTGTGTAGATACTGAGGGAAAGCTGGTACATGGAAATGGGTCGGCGTTATCTAATGTTGAAGATGCTCCTTTGATTAGTGGAAATGGATACCCTCAACTAAGAGCTGTATTTTGGGTACAGAACAAAAGGAGCCTTTATTCAAAGGGAAATGCTTTGGCAGTTCCATTTCTGGACATAAGCATGGTGCATGTAATTCCATTAGATGAACGAGATGTTGAGTGTCATAGTTTGAATGTGTCAGCATGTATATCTGGTGTTCGCCTTGGTGGAGGAATGAACTATGCTGAAGCCTTGCTACATCGGTTTGGAATACTTGGTCCCGATGGTGGTCCTGGGAAGGGGCTTTCTAAAGGGTTAGAAAACTTACGAGCAGGGccattttcaaaactttttgaaACGTCACCTCTCATTGTTAACAACCTGGATGGAG ATGGAAATTTAGGAGATGGGAAAGAAAGTAGCTTTTTGCAGTTGGGAAAACCCGATGATGTTGATGTAACTATAGAATTGAAGGACTGGTTATTTGCTCTAGAAGGAGAACAGGAGATGGCAGAAAGTTGGTGGTTTCGTAATCATGAGGATGTCCGTAGAGAAGAGAGATGTTGGCACACAACTTTTCAGAGTCTGCAGGTGAAAACAAAAGGTAGTCCAAAGCACAAACTGAATGGCAAAGGAAGGTCTGAGGAAAGGCAGAAATATCCTTTGGAATTGGTCACG GTTAGTGTGGAAGGCTTACAGACTTTAAAGCCTCTGGGCCAAAAGGGCATTTATCGATCTTCCTCCTTACCTGCAAACGGTGTTAAAGAAACTGCAGAGACATTCGGAGGGATAAATCTTGAACTTGGCTTGGTGATAGCTGAGGACCTTGTTGATGGTGAACTAGCCAAGTGGGAGGTGGAAGACTTGAAATTCTCTGTTAAGCAACCG GTTGAGGCAGTTGTTACCAAGGATGAGTTGCAACATCTTGCTTTTCTGTGCAAGTCTGAAGTTGACTCAATGGGTCGAATAGCTGCTGTAATTTTGAGGTTACTGAAGCTGGAAGGTTCTATTGGCCAGGCAGCAATAGATCAACTAAGTAACCTCG GAAGTGATGGTATTGACAAAATTTTCTCTCCAAAGCGCAGCACCGGCAGTAGTGCTGGCAGTATCAGGCTATCTCCATCACCGCATCTGATCAGCGAAAGCCCTCGTACAACCCTTGAAGCAACCTTGGCTTCACTAGAGGATGCAGTTGCAGATTCACAGGCCAAGTGTGCTACTCTTACTGCTGATGTAGATGGTTCAGAATCTTCAATACAGGATCTCGAGACTGTTAAACAACTTGGTCAGACACTTGAAAGCATGCAAAGTTTATTGGCAAGGTTAAGAACTCAAATTTAG
- the LOC121268865 gene encoding uncharacterized protein LOC121268865 isoform X5 — protein MFMDANLACSREGGNQRDDDGAKRVFFGGERFIEGISGQAYITVQRTELNSPLGLEVQLHITEAVCPALSEPGLRALLRFLTGLYVCLNRGDVDPKAQQRSTEAAGRSLVSIVVDHIFLCIKDAEFQLELLMQSLLFSRASVSDGENDDILSRVMIGGIFLRDTFSRPPCTLVQPSMQSVTKDLLHTPEFARSFCPPIYPLGEQQWQLIDGVPIVCLHSLQIKPSPVPPSFASQTVVECQPLMFHLQEESCLRICSFLADGIVVNPGAVLPNFSVNSFILTLKELDLTVPLDMGKLNNPVSNANSGVQSSFSGARLHIESLIFSESPSLKLRLLNVEKDPACFCLWEDQPIDASQKKWTTKASHLSLSLETCTGLSRLQNSLDWSSGLWRCVELKDVCIEVALSTADGSPLADIPPPGGIVRVGVACQQYTSNTSVEQLFFILDLYVYFGRVSDKIAFVGKSKRPKRSRNESSGGRLMDKVPSDTAVSLEVKDFQLRFLESSAANVQGMPLVQFLGDNLFVKVTHRTLGGAIAVSSTLCWDSVQVDCVDTEGKLVHGNGSALSNVEDAPLISGNGYPQLRAVFWVQNKRSLYSKGNALAVPFLDISMVHVIPLDERDVECHSLNVSACISGVRLGGGMNYAEALLHRFGILGPDGGPGKGLSKGLENLRAGPFSKLFETSPLIVNNLDGDGNLGDGKESSFLQLGKPDDVDVTIELKDWLFALEGEQEMAESWWFRNHEDVRREERCWHTTFQSLQVKTKGSPKHKLNGKGRSEERQKYPLELVTVSVEGLQTLKPLGQKGIYRSSSLPANGVKETAETFGGINLELGLVIAEDLVDGELAKWEVEDLKFSVKQPVEAVVTKDELQHLAFLCKSEVDSMGRIAAVILRLLKLEGSIGQAAIDQLSNLGSDGIDKIFSPKRSTGSSAGSIRLSPSPHLISESPRTTLEATLASLEDAVADSQAKCATLTADVDGSESSIQDLETVKQLGQTLESMQSLLARLRTQI, from the exons ATGTTCATGGATGCCAATTTAGCCTGCTCCCGAGAGGGAGGAAACCAGAGAGATGATGATGGCGCAAAGCGAGTTTTCTTTGGTGGAGAGCGCTTTATAGAAGGAATATCAGGACAAGCATAT ATTACCGTGCAAAGGACTGAACTAAACAGTCCACTTGGGCTTGAGGTTCAGTTACATATTACCGAAGCTGTTTGTCCTGCTTTAAGTGAACCAG GACTACGCGCACTTCTACGTTTCTTGACTGGATTATATGTCTGTTTAAATAGAGGGGATGTTGATCCAAAGGCTCAACAG CGATCTACTGAAGCAGCAGGGCGCTCTCTAGTCTCTATTGTTGTGGACCACATATTTCTCTGCATTAAAGATGCTG AGTTCCAGCTCGAACTTTTGATGCAGTCGCTCCTATTTTCACGG GCCAGTGTTTCTGAtggagaaaatgatgatatCTTGTCTAGGGTCATGATTGGTGGAATATTCTTAAG GGATACGTTTTCACgacctccatgcaccttagtTCAACCATCAATGCAAAGTGTCACAAAAGATCTTCTACACACTCCTGAATTTG CTAGGAGTTTTTGCCCTCCCATATATCCTCTGGGAGAACAGCAGTGGCAGTTGATTGATGGTGTGCCTATAGTATGTCTACATTCTCTTCAGATCAAGCCCTCTCCAGTTCCACCATCTTTTGCTTCACAAACAGTTGTAGAGTGTCAACCTCTAATG TTTCATCTTCAAGAAGAATCCTGTTTGAGGATATGTTCCTTCCTAGCTGATGGAATTGTCGTCAATCCTGGTGCAGTTTTACCAAATTTTTCAgtaaattctttcattttgacTCTGAAGGAATTAGATCTTACTGTTCCTTTGGACATGGGCAAATTGAACAATCCTGTAAGTAACGCGAACAGTGGTGTTCAGAGCTCATTTTCCGGAGCAAGGCTTCACATTGAGAGCTTGATCTTTTCAGAATCGCCTTCGTTAAAACTAAGGCTACTGAACGTGGAGAAGGATCCTGCTTGCTTCTGTCTTTGGGAAGATCAACCGATTGATGCTAGCCAAAAGAAGTGGACCACTAAAGCATCACACCTTAGTTTGTCCTTAGAAACATGTACTGGCTTAAGCAGACTTCAAAATTCTCTTGACTGGAGTTCAGGCTTGTGGAGATGTGTCGAGCTCAAAGATGTGTGCATTGAAGTGGCTCTGTCAACTGCTGATGGGAGCCCATTAGCAGATATTCCTCCTCCAGGGGGTATTGTTAGGGTGGGGGTTGCTTGTCAGCAATATACATCCAATACTTCGGTGGAACAGCTGTTTTTTATCCTGGATCTTTATGTGTACTTTGGAAGAGTGAGTGACAAGATAGCGTTTGTTGGAAAAAGTAAAAGACCAAAGAGAAGTAGGAATGAATCGTCTGGTGGAAGGCTGATGGATAAGGTTCCAAGTGATACCGCTGTAAGTTTAGAAGTGAAGGATTTTCAACTTAGATTTCTGGAGTCTTCTGCAGCGAATGTTCAGGGAATGCCTTTAGTCCAGTTTCTTGGGGATAATCTGTTTGTCAAAGTTACACATAGAACTCTTGGTGGTGCCATTGCTGTTTCATCCACATTATGTTGGGACAGTGTTCAAGTGGACTGTGTAGATACTGAGGGAAAGCTGGTACATGGAAATGGGTCGGCGTTATCTAATGTTGAAGATGCTCCTTTGATTAGTGGAAATGGATACCCTCAACTAAGAGCTGTATTTTGGGTACAGAACAAAAGGAGCCTTTATTCAAAGGGAAATGCTTTGGCAGTTCCATTTCTGGACATAAGCATGGTGCATGTAATTCCATTAGATGAACGAGATGTTGAGTGTCATAGTTTGAATGTGTCAGCATGTATATCTGGTGTTCGCCTTGGTGGAGGAATGAACTATGCTGAAGCCTTGCTACATCGGTTTGGAATACTTGGTCCCGATGGTGGTCCTGGGAAGGGGCTTTCTAAAGGGTTAGAAAACTTACGAGCAGGGccattttcaaaactttttgaaACGTCACCTCTCATTGTTAACAACCTGGATGGAG ATGGAAATTTAGGAGATGGGAAAGAAAGTAGCTTTTTGCAGTTGGGAAAACCCGATGATGTTGATGTAACTATAGAATTGAAGGACTGGTTATTTGCTCTAGAAGGAGAACAGGAGATGGCAGAAAGTTGGTGGTTTCGTAATCATGAGGATGTCCGTAGAGAAGAGAGATGTTGGCACACAACTTTTCAGAGTCTGCAGGTGAAAACAAAAGGTAGTCCAAAGCACAAACTGAATGGCAAAGGAAGGTCTGAGGAAAGGCAGAAATATCCTTTGGAATTGGTCACG GTTAGTGTGGAAGGCTTACAGACTTTAAAGCCTCTGGGCCAAAAGGGCATTTATCGATCTTCCTCCTTACCTGCAAACGGTGTTAAAGAAACTGCAGAGACATTCGGAGGGATAAATCTTGAACTTGGCTTGGTGATAGCTGAGGACCTTGTTGATGGTGAACTAGCCAAGTGGGAGGTGGAAGACTTGAAATTCTCTGTTAAGCAACCG GTTGAGGCAGTTGTTACCAAGGATGAGTTGCAACATCTTGCTTTTCTGTGCAAGTCTGAAGTTGACTCAATGGGTCGAATAGCTGCTGTAATTTTGAGGTTACTGAAGCTGGAAGGTTCTATTGGCCAGGCAGCAATAGATCAACTAAGTAACCTCG GAAGTGATGGTATTGACAAAATTTTCTCTCCAAAGCGCAGCACCGGCAGTAGTGCTGGCAGTATCAGGCTATCTCCATCACCGCATCTGATCAGCGAAAGCCCTCGTACAACCCTTGAAGCAACCTTGGCTTCACTAGAGGATGCAGTTGCAGATTCACAGGCCAAGTGTGCTACTCTTACTGCTGATGTAGATGGTTCAGAATCTTCAATACAGGATCTCGAGACTGTTAAACAACTTGGTCAGACACTTGAAAGCATGCAAAGTTTATTGGCAAGGTTAAGAACTCAAATTTAG